A window of Cardinium endosymbiont of Culicoides punctatus contains these coding sequences:
- the rpsQ gene encoding 30S ribosomal protein S17: MAMLRNRRKEKVGKVTSNKSDKTVTVMVDYRAIHPVYGKFLKTTTKFMAHDEENACGIGDVVRIMETRPLSRKKRWRLVEIIERAK; this comes from the coding sequence ATGGCTATGCTGAGAAATAGAAGAAAAGAAAAAGTAGGAAAGGTGACAAGTAATAAGTCTGATAAAACGGTAACCGTTATGGTCGACTATAGAGCGATACATCCTGTGTATGGTAAGTTTTTAAAGACTACTACTAAGTTTATGGCTCATGACGAGGAAAATGCTTGCGGCATTGGTGATGTGGTGAGAATTATGGAGACACGTCCTCTAAGCAGAAAAAAGAGATGGCGATTGGTTGAAATCATAGAAAGAGCTAAATAA
- the rplR gene encoding 50S ribosomal protein L18 translates to MKSKKAERRTKVRRRIRGSLHGSLERPRLCVFKSNTSMYAQLINDEKGETLVSSSLRELKKYKNNLSGALELGKDIANQAIAKGITTVVFDRSGYLYHGKVKALAEGAREQGLKF, encoded by the coding sequence GTGAAAAGTAAAAAAGCGGAAAGAAGAACCAAGGTGAGAAGAAGAATTAGGGGATCTCTACATGGAAGTCTAGAAAGACCCCGGCTTTGTGTTTTTAAAAGCAATACATCTATGTATGCCCAGCTTATTAATGATGAAAAAGGTGAAACACTTGTTTCCTCTTCTTTACGTGAGCTAAAAAAATACAAAAATAATCTTTCTGGCGCATTAGAATTAGGAAAGGATATAGCCAATCAGGCAATAGCAAAAGGTATAACAACAGTTGTATTTGACCGTTCTGGATATCTTTATCATGGAAAAGTTAAAGCATTAGCAGAAGGTGCAAGAGAACAAGGTCTTAAATTTTAG
- the rplV gene encoding 50S ribosomal protein L22, whose amino-acid sequence MEAIARLRNLSISARKISLLATLVRGKTVATALAILQNKQGQSVVPLRKLLLSAMANWQNCNEDALENTDMFIKNITVDRAGMLKRIMPASRGVAHRIRKRSSHVTIVVDGIVHTPDAVYQAIPDEKHKNTIEE is encoded by the coding sequence ATGGAGGCAATAGCAAGGTTAAGGAATTTATCTATATCTGCACGTAAGATTAGCTTATTAGCTACGCTTGTTAGGGGTAAAACTGTAGCTACAGCATTGGCTATATTACAAAATAAACAAGGGCAGTCCGTTGTCCCCCTAAGAAAATTGTTACTTTCTGCTATGGCAAATTGGCAGAATTGTAATGAGGATGCGTTAGAAAATACCGATATGTTTATAAAAAACATAACCGTAGATAGAGCAGGAATGTTAAAGAGAATTATGCCAGCATCAAGAGGTGTTGCACATAGGATAAGGAAAAGATCTAGTCATGTTACCATTGTGGTAGATGGTATAGTACATACTCCTGATGCAGTATATCAGGCTATTCCAGATGAAAAACATAAGAACACTATAGAAGAATAA
- the rplE gene encoding 50S ribosomal protein L5, with the protein MVKPRLQEKYFAEIIPYLKKELGCKSVMQVPRLEKICINQGLGDGVSNKKLIELGLEELTAIAGQKAVPTRATKSVSNFKLRVGMPIGVKVTLRGKIMYEFLDRLVSIALPRIRNFWGLSITGFDRNGNYNLGIREQIIFPEVSIDKVMKMIGMNMTFVTNAKNNDEALQLLKALGMPFNIGQD; encoded by the coding sequence ATGGTTAAGCCAAGATTACAAGAAAAATATTTCGCAGAGATCATTCCTTATCTAAAAAAAGAACTTGGATGTAAATCTGTAATGCAAGTTCCTAGATTAGAAAAAATATGTATCAATCAAGGACTTGGTGATGGTGTCTCTAATAAAAAGTTGATAGAACTTGGTCTAGAAGAGTTAACCGCTATTGCTGGACAAAAGGCTGTACCTACGCGTGCAACAAAGTCCGTTTCTAATTTTAAGCTTAGAGTAGGTATGCCCATAGGTGTTAAGGTTACCCTCCGAGGAAAAATTATGTATGAATTTCTCGATCGATTGGTTTCTATTGCATTACCTCGGATTAGAAATTTTTGGGGATTATCTATTACTGGATTCGATCGGAATGGTAACTATAACTTAGGCATTAGAGAACAGATTATTTTTCCCGAGGTGAGCATTGATAAAGTTATGAAAATGATTGGAATGAATATGACTTTTGTTACCAATGCGAAAAATAATGACGAGGCCCTTCAACTCTTGAAGGCATTGGGGATGCCCTTTAACATCGGGCAAGATTAA
- the rplP gene encoding 50S ribosomal protein L16, with the protein MLQPKRVRYRKTQKGRIKGLSMRGNLLEFGTFGLKALEPSYITARQIEATRIAITREMKRQGQVWIRIFPDKPLTKKPAEVRMGKGKGSPDSFVAVVKPGKIIFELDGVPKEVAERAMRLATHKLPIKTSFVVRRDYDAAV; encoded by the coding sequence ATGTTACAACCAAAAAGAGTCCGTTATAGAAAAACGCAAAAAGGAAGAATAAAAGGTCTCTCCATGAGGGGAAATCTGTTAGAATTTGGAACCTTTGGCTTAAAAGCTTTAGAGCCCTCATATATTACAGCTCGACAGATTGAGGCTACTCGTATCGCTATTACGAGAGAAATGAAACGTCAAGGGCAAGTTTGGATTAGGATATTTCCTGATAAACCCCTTACAAAGAAACCTGCAGAGGTTAGGATGGGTAAGGGTAAGGGATCTCCAGATTCCTTTGTGGCAGTTGTTAAGCCTGGTAAAATTATTTTTGAGTTAGATGGCGTTCCTAAAGAAGTAGCAGAGCGTGCTATGCGTCTCGCTACACATAAATTGCCTATTAAAACAAGTTTTGTAGTTCGTAGAGATTATGATGCGGCAGTATAG
- the rplC gene encoding 50S ribosomal protein L3 yields MIGIIGKKIGMTSLYDSKGHKKACTVIQGGPCVVTQLKTMSVDGYTAIQLSYDDKKEKNTTKPLMGHFSKASTAPKRKLVEFRSDDESSLQEVALGQVIRVENVFSEGEFVDVVGTSKGKGFQGVVKRHGFSGVGGRSHGQHNRERAPGSVGACSFPSRVFKGMRMAGRTGGKRVKVANLQVMYVLPEKNVIVLCGAVPGANNSYVILEK; encoded by the coding sequence ATGATTGGAATCATAGGAAAAAAGATTGGAATGACTAGTCTTTACGATAGCAAAGGCCATAAAAAAGCCTGTACAGTAATTCAAGGGGGGCCTTGTGTTGTTACGCAGCTTAAGACCATGTCTGTGGATGGGTATACTGCTATTCAATTGTCCTATGACGATAAAAAAGAAAAAAACACTACTAAGCCTCTTATGGGCCACTTTTCCAAAGCTTCCACTGCTCCCAAGCGAAAACTAGTTGAATTCAGATCTGATGATGAATCTTCTCTTCAAGAAGTTGCTTTGGGGCAAGTCATTCGCGTAGAAAATGTTTTTTCTGAGGGTGAGTTTGTTGATGTTGTTGGAACATCCAAAGGAAAGGGATTTCAGGGTGTTGTCAAGCGACACGGTTTTAGTGGAGTTGGAGGCCGTTCACATGGTCAGCATAACCGCGAGCGAGCTCCAGGTTCTGTTGGAGCCTGTTCTTTTCCATCTCGTGTGTTTAAAGGTATGCGCATGGCAGGTAGAACCGGTGGTAAAAGGGTAAAGGTTGCCAACTTGCAAGTGATGTATGTATTACCAGAGAAAAATGTTATTGTACTCTGTGGAGCAGTTCCTGGTGCGAATAATTCTTATGTAATTTTGGAGAAGTAA
- the rplW gene encoding 50S ribosomal protein L23 encodes MSIFKKPLVTEKVSSLNKQGVYGLIVDDRANKNEIKKEVERFYSVTVKKINTMRYAGKKRAKYAKAGVVIKGKRPSYKKVLVTLKSGDVIDFFSNI; translated from the coding sequence ATGAGTATCTTTAAAAAACCATTGGTAACAGAAAAAGTATCATCACTTAATAAACAAGGTGTTTATGGCCTAATTGTTGATGATCGTGCCAATAAAAATGAGATAAAAAAAGAAGTTGAGCGTTTTTATAGCGTCACTGTAAAAAAAATTAATACCATGCGCTATGCTGGTAAAAAAAGAGCCAAATATGCAAAAGCAGGCGTAGTAATAAAAGGGAAGCGACCTTCGTATAAAAAAGTGCTCGTAACTTTGAAGTCAGGAGATGTCATAGATTTTTTTAGCAATATCTAA
- the rplN gene encoding 50S ribosomal protein L14, with amino-acid sequence MIQQESILKVADNSGAKTALCIRVLGGTRKRYAYVGDKIVVTVKTANPSSSLKKGTISKAVVVRTCKETRRKDGSYIRFEDNAIVLIENNNEPKGTGVFGPVAREVRDRKFMKIASLADEVL; translated from the coding sequence ATGATACAACAGGAATCAATACTAAAAGTAGCGGATAATAGTGGCGCTAAGACAGCCCTGTGTATCCGTGTTCTCGGAGGTACGCGTAAGCGTTATGCCTATGTGGGAGATAAGATTGTAGTAACAGTAAAAACGGCTAATCCCTCTAGTAGCCTTAAAAAAGGGACTATTTCTAAAGCTGTTGTAGTTCGTACTTGCAAGGAAACAAGACGCAAAGATGGTTCTTATATTCGTTTTGAAGACAATGCGATTGTCCTAATAGAGAATAACAATGAGCCTAAGGGTACAGGCGTTTTTGGACCTGTTGCTAGAGAAGTTCGTGATAGGAAGTTTATGAAAATAGCATCTCTAGCTGATGAAGTTTTATAA
- the rpsH gene encoding 30S ribosomal protein S8, with protein MTTDPIADYLTRIRNAVLAKHRIVEIPASKMKKQLTEVLQEQGYIRGYKVCSKKDDVQSTIKIALKYNSFTKEPAIVKLKRVSKPGLRKYSTVATMPSVINGLGIAILSTSKGIMTDKEARKMNVGGEVLCYVY; from the coding sequence ATGACTACAGATCCAATAGCTGATTATCTTACTAGAATCAGAAACGCCGTCTTAGCTAAGCATAGAATTGTAGAAATTCCTGCTTCAAAGATGAAGAAACAGTTGACAGAAGTGTTACAAGAGCAGGGCTATATCCGAGGATATAAGGTTTGTTCTAAAAAAGATGATGTTCAGTCAACCATTAAAATTGCACTTAAGTATAATAGCTTTACAAAAGAGCCTGCAATTGTAAAATTAAAGCGTGTAAGTAAGCCAGGGTTACGTAAGTATTCCACTGTTGCTACTATGCCTAGTGTGATTAATGGATTGGGTATTGCTATATTGTCCACCTCAAAGGGTATTATGACGGATAAAGAAGCCCGAAAAATGAACGTTGGTGGTGAAGTGCTCTGTTATGTTTACTAA
- the rpmC gene encoding 50S ribosomal protein L29, whose protein sequence is MKYKEVQLLSPEEINIKLREKLDYLVKLKFAHKVSPIENPMKIRETRRGIARLKMAQKTYEFRKQSEMYGYAEK, encoded by the coding sequence ATGAAATATAAAGAAGTGCAGTTGCTTTCTCCAGAAGAAATAAACATTAAACTAAGGGAAAAATTAGATTATTTAGTTAAGTTAAAATTTGCCCATAAAGTTTCTCCTATAGAAAATCCTATGAAAATAAGGGAAACGAGAAGGGGTATTGCACGATTGAAAATGGCTCAGAAAACGTACGAGTTTAGAAAACAATCAGAAATGTATGGCTATGCTGAGAAATAG
- the rplB gene encoding 50S ribosomal protein L2, producing the protein MPLKKLNPITPSQRFRTAPDFSTVITSSKPEKSLLVKTKSTGGRNNRGRMTVPHRGGGHKRRARLIDFKRRKFDVPAFVNSIEYDPMRTAYIALLHYVDGEKAYIIAPEGIKVGAKVVAGPNASIDLGNALEMKNIPLGTIIHNIELAPSRGAALARSAGSYAQLLSKSGKYVTIKLPSGERRLVLDTCMATIGSVSNSDHNNVTIAKAGRNRWLGKRPRVRAVAMNPVDHPMGGGEGKASGGHPRSFKGLYAKGKKTRDRNKYSARLIISKKKK; encoded by the coding sequence ATGCCATTGAAAAAACTTAATCCAATCACCCCCAGTCAGCGTTTTAGAACAGCGCCTGATTTCTCTACTGTTATTACATCCAGTAAGCCAGAGAAGTCACTATTAGTAAAAACTAAAAGTACAGGTGGTCGAAATAATCGTGGTAGGATGACCGTTCCTCATAGGGGAGGGGGGCACAAAAGACGTGCACGCCTTATTGATTTTAAGCGAAGAAAATTTGATGTTCCTGCTTTTGTTAACTCTATTGAGTATGATCCAATGCGTACTGCATATATAGCATTATTGCATTACGTAGATGGAGAAAAAGCTTATATCATAGCTCCAGAAGGTATTAAAGTTGGAGCAAAAGTTGTAGCAGGTCCTAATGCCTCGATAGATTTAGGCAATGCGCTGGAAATGAAAAATATTCCACTTGGTACCATTATTCACAACATTGAGTTAGCCCCTAGTCGTGGTGCTGCATTAGCTAGGAGTGCTGGGTCATATGCCCAGCTGCTTTCAAAAAGTGGGAAATATGTTACCATTAAATTACCTTCTGGTGAAAGACGTTTGGTTTTAGATACTTGCATGGCAACGATTGGATCTGTTTCCAATAGTGACCATAACAATGTTACGATTGCAAAAGCAGGAAGAAATCGTTGGTTAGGCAAGAGGCCACGTGTACGAGCCGTTGCCATGAACCCTGTTGATCATCCAATGGGCGGTGGTGAAGGTAAAGCCTCTGGGGGACATCCTAGGTCATTTAAGGGGCTATACGCAAAAGGTAAAAAGACGAGAGATCGTAATAAATATTCTGCTAGACTGATAATTAGTAAAAAGAAAAAGTAA
- the rpsN gene encoding 30S ribosomal protein S14: MAKESVKARDKKRRLLVQKYATKRAALKAQGDYVALDKLPKNASPVRLRNRCNITGRGRGYIRKFGISRIVFRQWALAGKLPGIRKASW; encoded by the coding sequence ATGGCAAAAGAATCAGTCAAGGCAAGAGATAAAAAAAGAAGGCTTCTGGTACAGAAATATGCTACTAAAAGAGCTGCTTTAAAAGCCCAAGGAGACTATGTCGCATTAGATAAATTGCCTAAAAATGCGTCTCCTGTTAGATTGCGTAATAGGTGTAATATAACAGGTAGAGGGCGTGGATATATTCGAAAATTTGGTATTTCTAGAATTGTATTTAGACAATGGGCTTTAGCAGGAAAATTACCAGGCATACGGAAAGCCAGTTGGTAA
- the rplD gene encoding 50S ribosomal protein L4, with amino-acid sequence MNVSVLKYTGEETGRSVLLPEKVFCITPNDHAVYLDVRSILANRRQGTHKSKERSEVSGSRRKIKKQKGTGTARAGDIKSPIFRGGGRIFGPKPRDYGFKLNQKVKKLARKSVLTYKAKENNISVLEPFTFAAVKTKTYMEMLRSLSFLDEKTLLILPNTDINIVLSSRNIKKAKVLCVDHVSTYDLLNAKRLLIVESAIEPMVKKLT; translated from the coding sequence ATGAACGTATCGGTATTAAAATATACAGGGGAGGAGACAGGTCGATCGGTTTTGTTGCCAGAGAAAGTTTTTTGTATTACCCCAAATGATCATGCTGTTTATCTAGATGTACGATCGATTTTAGCTAATCGACGTCAAGGAACGCATAAATCAAAGGAACGTAGTGAAGTCAGTGGTTCCAGAAGGAAAATTAAAAAACAAAAAGGTACAGGTACCGCTAGGGCTGGTGATATAAAGTCACCCATATTTAGAGGGGGGGGTAGAATCTTTGGTCCTAAGCCAAGAGATTATGGTTTTAAATTAAATCAAAAAGTAAAAAAGCTAGCAAGGAAATCTGTGCTAACCTATAAGGCTAAGGAAAATAATATATCTGTTTTAGAGCCTTTCACTTTTGCAGCAGTAAAGACAAAAACCTATATGGAAATGTTGCGTAGTTTGTCTTTTCTGGATGAAAAAACTTTGTTGATTTTACCTAACACAGATATAAATATTGTACTTTCTAGTAGAAATATAAAGAAAGCAAAGGTGCTTTGTGTGGATCACGTTAGTACGTATGATCTATTGAATGCAAAAAGACTTTTGATTGTTGAAAGTGCCATAGAGCCCATGGTAAAAAAACTGACATAA
- the rplX gene encoding 50S ribosomal protein L24, translating into MQKTIKKSSKIHIRRGDLVKVLAGKHKNEQGVVLKVFPKEYRALVKGMNMISKHIKPSAENPKGAIEKKEAPIHISNLMFVVADTGQATRVGRKLNEEGRLQRYAKKTGNFIK; encoded by the coding sequence ATGCAAAAAACGATAAAAAAAAGTTCTAAAATTCATATTCGAAGGGGAGATCTGGTAAAAGTTTTAGCTGGTAAACATAAGAATGAGCAAGGTGTAGTGCTCAAAGTGTTTCCTAAAGAATATCGGGCCCTTGTTAAGGGTATGAATATGATATCTAAACATATAAAGCCATCTGCCGAAAACCCTAAGGGGGCTATTGAAAAAAAAGAAGCACCTATTCATATCAGTAATCTTATGTTCGTGGTTGCAGATACAGGGCAAGCTACTCGTGTGGGACGCAAGCTTAATGAAGAAGGAAGGCTACAGAGGTATGCTAAAAAAACTGGAAATTTTATAAAATAA
- the rpsS gene encoding 30S ribosomal protein S19, which translates to MSRSIKKGAYVEHHLQSKIDVLNESGKKTVVKTWSRRSTITPDFVGHTFAVHNGNKFIPVFVTESMVGHKLGEFSLTRTFKGHTSKKR; encoded by the coding sequence ATGAGTAGATCCATAAAAAAGGGTGCATATGTGGAGCATCATTTACAAAGTAAAATAGATGTGCTAAATGAATCTGGGAAAAAAACAGTAGTTAAGACTTGGTCGAGGAGATCAACGATTACCCCCGATTTTGTAGGTCATACTTTTGCCGTGCATAATGGAAATAAATTTATTCCTGTTTTTGTTACAGAGTCGATGGTAGGTCATAAATTGGGTGAGTTTTCCTTAACAAGAACGTTTAAGGGGCATACATCTAAAAAAAGATAG
- the rpsC gene encoding 30S ribosomal protein S3 — MGQKVNPIGFRIGFILKSDSNWFASKKSYAEKLMEDEKIRSYLRTRMAKASVSKILIERAGKKMTITIQTARPGIVIGKSGAEVDKLKGEIKKLTGKDIEINILEVKKPDLEAKLIASQIAQQLRARMPYKRVVKQLIASVMRAGAQGIKIKVSGRLDGAEMARAEQFREEAVPLSTLRNDISYAAVESHTIYGAIGIKVWISRGDTSSVHEKRAVDKLDKAYKPSEKPYFRSRGR; from the coding sequence ATGGGTCAAAAAGTTAATCCTATCGGCTTTAGAATTGGATTTATTCTAAAATCAGACTCTAATTGGTTTGCATCAAAAAAATCCTATGCAGAAAAATTAATGGAGGATGAAAAAATCCGTTCCTATTTGCGTACTAGGATGGCAAAAGCAAGTGTTTCTAAGATTTTGATTGAACGTGCAGGTAAAAAAATGACCATTACCATTCAAACCGCACGTCCAGGTATCGTTATTGGAAAATCTGGAGCAGAGGTCGATAAATTAAAGGGAGAGATAAAAAAACTTACTGGAAAAGATATCGAAATTAACATACTTGAAGTAAAAAAGCCAGATCTAGAAGCCAAGTTGATAGCCTCACAAATTGCACAGCAACTTAGAGCTCGAATGCCCTATAAAAGGGTTGTTAAACAATTGATCGCATCTGTGATGCGTGCTGGTGCACAAGGTATTAAAATAAAAGTGTCTGGAAGGTTAGATGGTGCTGAGATGGCTAGGGCCGAACAATTTAGAGAAGAAGCAGTTCCGCTTAGTACATTGCGTAATGATATAAGCTATGCTGCTGTAGAGTCACATACTATTTATGGTGCCATAGGCATTAAGGTGTGGATTTCTAGAGGAGATACCTCTTCTGTACATGAAAAACGTGCTGTAGATAAATTAGATAAGGCTTATAAACCATCAGAAAAACCTTATTTTCGTTCTCGGGGTAGGTAA
- the rplF gene encoding 50S ribosomal protein L6 — MSRIGKLPINLPQGVVVETIDEGIVQVQGAKGVLQQRVDPTIQVQVTEGVVQVIPNEEGTKKSKALHGLYRALIQNMVTGVSLGFNRTLELVGVGYKANIQGQMLELSLGYSHDIVFVLPKEITAVTELPKGQSPLIHLECIDYQLLGQISAKIRSLRKVEPYKGKGIRFLGEKIRRKVGKSTKK, encoded by the coding sequence ATGTCAAGGATAGGAAAGCTCCCAATTAATTTACCACAAGGTGTTGTTGTAGAAACAATAGATGAAGGTATTGTACAAGTACAAGGAGCTAAAGGTGTTTTGCAACAACGTGTTGATCCCACCATTCAGGTGCAAGTAACAGAAGGAGTAGTACAAGTTATTCCGAATGAAGAAGGTACAAAAAAAAGTAAAGCCCTCCATGGTCTTTATAGAGCATTGATACAAAATATGGTTACCGGCGTAAGTCTGGGCTTTAACCGCACTTTGGAATTAGTTGGAGTTGGTTATAAAGCCAATATACAAGGGCAAATGCTTGAGTTAAGTCTTGGTTATTCTCATGATATTGTTTTTGTCCTGCCAAAGGAAATAACAGCAGTGACAGAGCTGCCTAAGGGACAAAGCCCTTTAATTCATTTGGAGTGTATTGATTATCAATTACTCGGTCAAATTTCTGCTAAAATTCGTTCCCTAAGAAAAGTGGAACCCTATAAAGGTAAGGGTATTAGATTTTTAGGTGAGAAAATTCGACGTAAGGTTGGTAAATCCACCAAGAAGTAG